Proteins encoded in a region of the Flavobacterium sp. PMTSA4 genome:
- the porU gene encoding type IX secretion system sortase PorU, producing the protein MKKKIKYLLIAMCCFFGFSQEKGTLQLIWKDKESFSVGNAKFNIPQFNKENLQFDSYKASLYYFITLESNTFNEGSTVDIKNPVFEIISETSLGDLNKKEIPSSLNSQFKFIIARDKVLGQIFLSPIIKENNVFKKLIRFDYVVNSSGLRNSSFSNSVPQVGNSVLSSGEWYRFYVQKSGVYKISRSFLSSLGMNTNVDPRKIKIFGSGGRMVPLLNSVEYPFDLTENAIQFIGESDGVFDNQDYILFYAEGMDNWSQDNQTNLNLYADKAYYYVTTSGGSGKRITDMVQPTSTPTATITSFDDYQFHEIDRENIAKLGRVWFGEQFSINNEQIFDFNFPNLVTSVPTQFSIHVAAASSAVTNFKAEANGQLIGQVNMSAISQNSSAEAYDYTIKNNVAVSSNTVTVKITYDNSGVPSSKGYLDYINIKAKRELKGTGKQFRFQHDDAASTIGVGSFQISNASGISQIWDVTDIYNVTKVENTSQNAFSFSANLGEVRKYIAVEPSDYFSPLKESKSRVENQNIKGTVFKNAQNQFQDVDYLIITPKFLNAQAEKLANFHRNNSQMSVKVLNLENIYQEFSSGKQDIGAIRNFIRYVYFNASSTDKRVKYVNLFGDGSYDFKDRVSGNTNIVPIYQSLNSYTESEASFASDDFYGLMDDNEGRIDYFTSSGNWVLDIRGVDIAVGRMIVSTTKQADEMVNKVIEYHDIKSYGSWRNNYVSIADDPNPDKPGDKQLQYYQNRLTDNIIEQKPFLNQKKILLDAYVQETSAGGKRYPKAREEIFASFEKGALVFNYLGHGGEDGLTEERVWEKSDGQNLNNRYKYPLFITITCDFSRFDNPFRPTAGEYTYWNPKGGAISMITTIRSIGQGPAQFFNDKLAQYLFSFGSDEYTSIAESLRMAKNFSPNSSTNVVFYLGDPALMLAIPRPKVVLTLVNDMPITGPIDDFKSLAYVKLNGEVLDENNNLLSSYNGELAVNIFDKNITANTLRNDGEDAIINDAFQTAPTMPFVKLGETIFRGNASVVNGKFEFGFVVPRDIRIPVDNGRISFYAKRNQIRLDKTGYNTDIKVGGINTNAAVDNTGPRVKLYMNDETFVNGGITNKSPFLLALLEDENGINTASGIGHDIVGILDGDESNPYIMNDYYETELDDYTKGRVYFPYRNLEPGLHTITFKAWDVYNNPITAEIQFVVVGDDSITLKNVLNYPNPFVNYTEFWFSHNRPFEPLEVQVQVMTITGKIVWTKNQTVTTDGFLSREITWDGKDDFGDRIGKGVYVYKLTVKSTLSNKKTEKIEKLVIL; encoded by the coding sequence ATGAAAAAGAAAATTAAATATTTGCTCATTGCAATGTGTTGTTTTTTTGGGTTTTCTCAAGAAAAAGGAACACTACAATTAATATGGAAAGATAAAGAATCTTTTTCTGTTGGTAATGCCAAATTTAACATCCCACAATTTAACAAAGAAAATCTACAATTTGATAGTTACAAGGCTTCTTTGTACTATTTTATTACTTTAGAGAGTAATACTTTTAATGAAGGTAGTACGGTTGATATTAAGAATCCTGTTTTTGAAATTATTTCTGAGACAAGTTTAGGTGATTTAAATAAAAAAGAGATTCCATCATCGTTAAATTCACAATTTAAATTCATAATAGCAAGAGATAAAGTTTTAGGGCAAATTTTTCTTTCACCAATAATTAAAGAGAATAATGTTTTTAAAAAATTAATTCGATTTGATTATGTTGTTAATTCATCTGGTTTAAGAAACTCTTCATTTAGCAATAGCGTTCCACAAGTTGGAAATTCTGTACTAAGTTCTGGTGAATGGTATCGTTTTTATGTACAAAAATCAGGGGTATATAAAATAAGTAGAAGTTTTTTGAGTAGTCTTGGAATGAATACAAATGTTGACCCAAGAAAAATAAAAATCTTCGGAAGTGGTGGAAGAATGGTTCCGTTATTAAACTCAGTAGAATATCCTTTTGATTTAACTGAAAATGCAATTCAATTTATTGGCGAATCGGATGGTGTTTTTGATAATCAGGATTATATATTGTTTTATGCAGAAGGAATGGACAATTGGAGTCAGGATAACCAAACCAATTTGAATTTATACGCCGATAAAGCATATTATTATGTAACTACAAGTGGCGGAAGTGGAAAACGAATTACAGATATGGTTCAGCCAACTTCAACACCAACAGCTACGATAACTTCTTTTGATGATTACCAATTTCATGAAATCGATAGAGAAAACATTGCAAAATTAGGTAGAGTTTGGTTTGGAGAACAATTTTCGATTAATAATGAACAAATTTTCGATTTTAATTTCCCTAATTTAGTTACCTCAGTTCCAACACAATTTTCAATACATGTTGCAGCGGCTTCATCAGCTGTTACAAACTTCAAAGCTGAAGCAAATGGACAATTAATAGGACAAGTTAATATGAGTGCTATTTCTCAAAATAGTAGTGCTGAAGCTTACGACTATACTATAAAAAATAATGTAGCTGTTAGCTCTAATACGGTTACAGTAAAAATTACTTATGATAATTCAGGTGTTCCAAGTTCAAAAGGATATTTAGATTATATCAACATAAAAGCAAAGCGAGAATTAAAAGGAACTGGAAAACAATTCAGATTTCAACATGATGATGCAGCTTCAACTATTGGAGTAGGAAGTTTTCAAATTTCTAATGCATCTGGAATTTCACAAATTTGGGATGTTACAGATATTTATAATGTTACTAAAGTCGAAAATACATCTCAAAATGCTTTTAGTTTTTCTGCTAATTTGGGTGAAGTTAGAAAATACATTGCAGTTGAGCCTTCCGATTATTTTTCGCCTTTAAAAGAGTCAAAAAGCAGAGTTGAAAATCAGAATATAAAAGGAACAGTTTTCAAAAATGCTCAAAATCAATTTCAAGATGTAGATTATTTAATAATTACTCCAAAGTTTCTAAATGCTCAAGCAGAAAAGCTTGCAAATTTTCACAGAAACAATTCACAAATGAGTGTGAAGGTTTTAAATTTAGAAAACATCTATCAAGAATTTTCATCAGGAAAACAAGATATTGGAGCGATTAGAAATTTTATTAGATATGTTTATTTCAATGCCTCGTCTACTGATAAGCGAGTAAAATATGTAAATCTTTTTGGTGATGGTTCTTATGATTTTAAAGATAGAGTTTCAGGAAACACCAATATAGTTCCAATTTATCAATCATTAAATAGTTATACAGAAAGTGAAGCTTCTTTTGCTTCAGATGATTTTTATGGATTAATGGATGACAATGAAGGACGAATAGACTATTTTACAAGTTCAGGAAATTGGGTTTTAGATATTAGAGGGGTTGATATTGCTGTTGGTAGAATGATTGTCAGCACAACTAAACAAGCAGATGAAATGGTGAATAAAGTAATAGAATACCACGATATTAAATCATACGGAAGTTGGCGAAATAATTACGTATCAATTGCCGATGATCCGAATCCAGATAAACCTGGCGATAAACAATTACAATATTATCAAAACAGATTAACGGATAATATTATTGAACAAAAGCCATTTTTAAATCAAAAGAAAATTCTTTTAGATGCCTATGTTCAAGAAACTTCTGCAGGTGGAAAAAGATATCCAAAAGCACGTGAAGAGATTTTTGCTTCTTTCGAAAAAGGAGCTTTAGTTTTCAATTATTTAGGACATGGAGGTGAAGATGGATTAACAGAAGAACGAGTTTGGGAAAAATCAGATGGACAAAATTTAAATAATCGTTATAAGTATCCGTTATTCATTACAATTACATGTGATTTTTCAAGATTTGACAATCCATTCAGACCAACTGCTGGCGAATATACGTATTGGAATCCAAAAGGTGGTGCAATTTCCATGATTACAACAATTCGTTCAATAGGTCAAGGTCCAGCACAATTTTTTAATGATAAACTAGCTCAATATCTTTTTTCTTTTGGAAGTGATGAGTATACATCAATAGCAGAATCATTAAGAATGGCTAAGAACTTTAGTCCAAATTCTTCAACTAATGTTGTTTTTTATTTAGGCGATCCAGCCTTAATGTTGGCAATTCCTAGACCAAAAGTAGTTCTTACACTGGTAAATGATATGCCAATAACGGGTCCAATTGATGATTTCAAATCATTAGCATATGTTAAATTAAATGGGGAAGTTTTAGATGAAAACAATAATTTACTTTCAAGTTATAATGGAGAATTAGCCGTAAATATTTTTGATAAAAACATCACAGCAAATACTTTGAGAAATGATGGGGAAGATGCCATAATTAATGATGCTTTTCAAACGGCGCCAACAATGCCTTTTGTGAAACTTGGAGAAACAATATTCAGAGGAAATGCTTCTGTTGTCAACGGAAAATTTGAATTTGGATTTGTGGTTCCTCGAGATATCAGAATTCCTGTTGATAATGGAAGAATCAGTTTTTATGCAAAGAGAAATCAAATTCGTTTAGACAAAACTGGCTATAACACAGATATCAAAGTTGGTGGAATAAATACAAATGCTGCGGTTGATAATACAGGTCCAAGAGTCAAATTATATATGAACGACGAAACTTTTGTCAACGGCGGAATAACCAATAAATCTCCGTTTCTATTAGCATTGCTAGAAGATGAAAATGGAATTAATACAGCCAGTGGTATTGGTCATGATATCGTTGGGATTTTAGATGGTGATGAAAGCAATCCATACATCATGAATGATTATTATGAAACAGAACTTGATGATTACACCAAAGGAAGAGTATATTTTCCTTATCGCAATTTAGAACCTGGATTACATACTATAACTTTTAAAGCTTGGGATGTTTATAACAATCCAATCACTGCCGAAATTCAATTTGTTGTGGTTGGTGATGATTCGATAACTTTAAAAAATGTGTTGAACTATCCTAATCCATTTGTCAATTATACAGAGTTTTGGTTTTCTCACAATCGTCCATTTGAACCATTGGAAGTTCAAGTTCAAGTAATGACGATAACTGGTAAAATTGTTTGGACAAAAAATCAAACGGTTACAACTGACGGATTTCTTTCAAGAGAGATTACTTGGGATGGAAAAGATGATTTTGGAGACAGAATAGGTAAAGGTGTTTATGTTTACAAATTGACTGTAAAATCCACTTTATCGAATAAAAAAACCGAAAAAATAGAAAAACTTGTAATCCTTTAA
- the porV gene encoding type IX secretion system outer membrane channel protein PorV encodes MKKIKIAFLLLFTISTINAQTNDSRVITTGVPFLLVAADARSAGMADQGVATSTDVFSQQWNPAKYAFALDKQGFSVSYTPYLTDLVNDISLGQVTYYNRINERSAFAGSLRYFGLGEIELRQQAEDVPQIVKPFEMALDGSYSLKLSERFSMAVAGRYIRSQLRIPSESSGGDAKPASTFAVDIAGFYQSEEDAYGDFNGRWRMGFNFQNLGPKINYDAGQSDDGSANFLPANMKLGGGFDFIFDDYNKVALNIEVAKLLVPTPQSADLNGNGVIEAGEEADLQQQLNADYNKVTWVSGIFKSFGDAPGGFSEELKEFTYSVGAEYLYQDSFAMRLGYFHESPIKGARKFFSLGAGFKYNVVKVDVSYLFSASKVKNPLENTLRFSLTFNFGDKYDEY; translated from the coding sequence ATGAAAAAGATTAAAATCGCATTTTTATTATTATTCACAATTTCAACCATAAATGCTCAAACTAATGATAGTAGAGTAATCACTACAGGTGTTCCTTTTCTTTTAGTAGCTGCTGATGCGCGTTCTGCAGGTATGGCAGACCAAGGTGTTGCTACATCTACAGATGTTTTTTCACAACAATGGAATCCAGCCAAATATGCTTTTGCACTTGATAAACAGGGTTTTTCAGTGAGTTATACACCATACTTAACAGATTTAGTAAACGATATTTCATTAGGTCAAGTAACTTATTACAATAGAATAAACGAAAGAAGTGCTTTTGCGGGAAGTTTACGTTATTTTGGTTTAGGAGAAATTGAGCTAAGACAACAAGCCGAAGATGTTCCTCAAATTGTTAAACCATTTGAAATGGCACTTGATGGTTCTTATTCTTTGAAATTAAGTGAACGTTTTTCTATGGCAGTAGCAGGTAGATATATTCGTTCTCAATTAAGAATTCCTTCTGAATCTTCAGGTGGTGATGCTAAACCAGCAAGTACATTTGCGGTTGATATCGCAGGGTTTTATCAATCAGAAGAAGATGCTTATGGCGATTTTAATGGTAGATGGAGAATGGGATTCAACTTTCAAAATCTTGGTCCAAAAATCAATTACGATGCAGGTCAATCAGATGATGGTAGTGCAAACTTTTTGCCAGCAAACATGAAGCTTGGTGGAGGTTTTGATTTTATATTTGATGATTACAATAAGGTTGCTCTAAACATAGAAGTTGCAAAATTATTAGTGCCAACTCCACAAAGCGCTGATTTAAATGGAAATGGAGTTATTGAAGCTGGTGAAGAAGCTGACTTACAACAACAATTAAATGCAGATTACAATAAAGTAACTTGGGTTTCAGGAATATTCAAATCATTTGGTGATGCACCAGGAGGTTTTAGCGAAGAACTAAAGGAATTTACATATTCAGTTGGAGCTGAATATTTATACCAAGATTCATTTGCAATGCGATTAGGATATTTCCATGAAAGTCCAATTAAAGGTGCTCGAAAATTCTTTTCACTAGGAGCAGGTTTTAAATACAATGTAGTAAAGGTAGATGTATCTTATTTATTCTCTGCATCAAAAGTAAAAAACCCATTAGAAAATACGTTGCGTTTCTCACTAACATTTAATTTTGGTGACAAATACGATGAATATTAA
- the cdd gene encoding cytidine deaminase yields the protein MKKLEIKTTFEVFNSIDELTSEVKSLMNQAIEIRKKAYAPYSKFRVGAAILLDNGKIVLGSNQENAAYPSGLCAERVAIFQAGAIYPDAKIIKLAISAASDNNPTVSPIPPCGSCRQSIAEYEFKQNTPIEIFFMGESGEVYKSDSINNLLPLTFDKTSL from the coding sequence ATGAAAAAACTTGAAATTAAAACCACATTCGAAGTGTTTAATTCAATTGATGAACTCACGTCTGAGGTCAAATCATTAATGAATCAGGCAATAGAAATAAGAAAAAAGGCATACGCTCCATATTCAAAATTTAGAGTTGGTGCAGCAATTCTTTTAGACAACGGAAAAATAGTGTTAGGTTCCAATCAAGAAAATGCGGCTTATCCTTCAGGATTATGTGCCGAAAGAGTAGCAATTTTCCAAGCCGGAGCAATTTATCCAGATGCAAAAATCATAAAACTAGCCATTTCGGCAGCTTCAGATAATAACCCAACAGTATCACCGATACCGCCATGTGGCAGTTGTCGTCAATCAATTGCAGAATATGAGTTTAAACAAAATACACCGATAGAAATATTTTTCATGGGTGAATCTGGCGAAGTATATAAGTCAGATTCAATCAATAATTTATTGCCGCTAACTTTCGACAAAACATCGCTATAA
- the pdhA gene encoding pyruvate dehydrogenase (acetyl-transferring) E1 component subunit alpha: MKPITKETYLDWYEQMQFWRKFEDKLAALYIQQKVRGFLHLYNGQEAVLAGALHVMNLGGKDKMITAYRNHVQPIGMGVDPRKVMAELLGKVTGTSKGMGGSMHIFSKEHGFYGGHGIVGAQIPVGAGMAFADKYFETGGVTLTYFGDGAARQGSLHEAFNMAMLWKLPVVFICENNGYAMGTSVERTANHTDIWKLGLGYEMPCGPVDGMNPVKVAEAMHEAMERARRGDGPTFLEMKTYRYRGHSMSDAQLYRTKDEVEEYKKIDPITQVLDVIKEKKYATDEEIEAIDERVKDLVEECATFAEESPFPEAQQLYDVVYEQENYPFIPHRL, from the coding sequence ATGAAACCAATTACAAAAGAAACATACCTTGATTGGTATGAGCAAATGCAATTTTGGAGAAAGTTTGAAGACAAACTTGCAGCACTTTACATTCAACAAAAAGTTAGAGGATTTCTACATTTATATAACGGTCAGGAAGCTGTTTTAGCAGGTGCTTTGCATGTTATGAATTTAGGTGGAAAAGATAAAATGATTACAGCTTATCGTAATCACGTTCAACCAATAGGAATGGGAGTTGATCCAAGAAAAGTAATGGCTGAATTACTTGGAAAAGTAACAGGAACTTCAAAAGGAATGGGTGGTTCGATGCATATTTTTTCAAAAGAACACGGTTTTTATGGAGGTCACGGTATCGTTGGAGCGCAAATTCCAGTTGGTGCAGGAATGGCTTTTGCCGATAAATATTTTGAAACTGGCGGTGTAACGTTGACCTATTTTGGTGATGGTGCTGCTCGTCAAGGTTCATTACATGAAGCATTCAATATGGCTATGTTGTGGAAACTTCCAGTAGTATTCATTTGTGAAAACAATGGGTATGCAATGGGAACTTCTGTAGAAAGAACAGCTAACCATACAGATATTTGGAAACTTGGTTTAGGGTACGAAATGCCTTGTGGACCAGTTGATGGTATGAATCCTGTTAAAGTGGCAGAAGCAATGCACGAAGCAATGGAAAGAGCACGTCGTGGTGATGGACCAACATTCTTAGAAATGAAAACTTATAGATATAGAGGTCATTCAATGTCAGATGCACAATTATATCGTACCAAAGATGAAGTTGAAGAATACAAAAAAATAGACCCAATCACTCAAGTCTTAGATGTTATTAAAGAGAAAAAATACGCTACTGACGAAGAAATTGAAGCAATAGACGAAAGAGTAAAAGATTTAGTAGAAGAATGTGCAACATTCGCTGAAGAATCTCCTTTCCCAGAAGCACAACAACTGTATGACGTTGTTTACGAGCAAGAAAATTATCCTTTCATCCCACACAGACTATAA
- a CDS encoding pyruvate dehydrogenase complex dihydrolipoamide acetyltransferase, translated as MAIKITMPRLSDTMTEGTVATWLKKVGDTVKEGDILAEIETDKATMEFESFNAGTLLHIGIPEGETAPVDSLLAIIGKEGEDISALLAGGTSTEEVPKAEEAKATSEPQTTNDKQQTAELPKGVVVVTMPRLSDTMTEGTVATWLKKVGDTVKEGDILAEIETDKATMEFESFNAGTLLSIGIQEGGTAPVDSVLAIIGPAGTDVSGIAENYKKGGSAPKAEAPAPTSAPAETTNNQPQTTNNSERIFASPLAKQIAKEKGINLANVKGTGDNGRITKSDVENFTPSAVAAAPVAQPAASTSAAAPVVKPFVPAGEKYTEEIKNSQMRKTIAKRLAESKFTAPHYYLTIEVSMDEAMNARAIINTVPDTKVSFNDMVVKACAMALKKHPQVNSQWTADAMLINHHVNIGVAVAVEDGLVVPVLNFTDQMTLSQIGASVKDLAGKAKNKKLTPAEMEGSTFTVSNLGMFGIQSFTSIINQPNSAILSVGAIEQKPVVKNGQIVVGNTMTVTLACDHRTVDGATGAQFLQTLRTYLENPVTMLA; from the coding sequence ATGGCTATCAAAATAACAATGCCTCGCTTAAGCGATACAATGACAGAAGGAACTGTAGCAACTTGGTTAAAAAAAGTTGGCGATACAGTTAAAGAAGGCGATATTTTAGCAGAAATTGAAACAGATAAAGCTACCATGGAGTTTGAATCGTTCAACGCAGGTACTTTATTACACATAGGAATTCCAGAAGGTGAAACCGCACCAGTGGATTCATTATTAGCAATCATTGGTAAAGAAGGCGAAGATATTTCAGCTTTATTAGCAGGCGGAACATCAACAGAAGAAGTTCCAAAAGCAGAAGAAGCAAAAGCAACATCAGAGCCACAAACAACAAACGATAAACAACAAACTGCCGAACTTCCTAAAGGCGTAGTAGTTGTTACCATGCCAAGATTGAGCGATACAATGACAGAAGGAACGGTTGCAACTTGGTTAAAGAAAGTGGGCGATACAGTTAAAGAAGGCGATATTCTTGCTGAAATCGAAACTGATAAAGCAACAATGGAATTCGAATCGTTCAATGCAGGTACATTGTTATCAATAGGAATTCAGGAAGGTGGAACAGCGCCAGTTGATAGCGTTTTAGCAATCATTGGTCCTGCAGGAACAGACGTTTCAGGAATCGCAGAGAATTATAAAAAAGGAGGTTCAGCTCCTAAAGCAGAAGCTCCAGCGCCAACTTCAGCACCTGCTGAAACAACAAACAATCAACCACAAACAACAAACAATTCCGAAAGAATATTTGCATCACCATTAGCAAAACAAATTGCTAAAGAAAAAGGAATTAATCTGGCAAATGTAAAAGGAACAGGTGACAATGGTAGAATTACCAAAAGCGATGTAGAAAACTTTACACCTTCAGCAGTAGCGGCAGCACCAGTTGCACAACCAGCAGCTTCTACTTCAGCAGCAGCACCAGTGGTAAAACCATTCGTTCCTGCAGGAGAAAAATACACTGAGGAAATCAAAAATTCGCAAATGCGTAAAACCATTGCGAAGCGTTTAGCAGAATCTAAATTCACGGCACCACATTACTATTTAACCATTGAGGTAAGCATGGACGAAGCGATGAATGCAAGAGCAATCATCAATACTGTTCCAGATACTAAAGTATCGTTTAACGATATGGTAGTAAAAGCGTGTGCAATGGCATTAAAAAAGCACCCACAGGTAAATTCTCAATGGACTGCTGATGCTATGCTAATCAACCACCATGTAAATATTGGTGTTGCAGTAGCAGTTGAAGATGGTTTGGTAGTTCCAGTATTGAATTTTACAGACCAAATGACGTTGTCTCAAATCGGTGCTAGCGTAAAAGATTTAGCAGGAAAAGCAAAAAACAAAAAACTAACACCTGCCGAAATGGAAGGAAGCACATTCACAGTTTCTAACTTGGGTATGTTCGGAATCCAGTCGTTTACATCAATTATCAATCAGCCTAACTCAGCTATTTTATCAGTCGGAGCTATCGAGCAAAAACCAGTGGTAAAAAATGGTCAAATTGTAGTTGGAAATACAATGACAGTTACTTTAGCTTGCGACCACAGAACAGTCGATGGAGCTACAGGAGCACAATTCTTGCAAACATTACGTACCTATCTGGAAAACCCAGTAACGATGTTAGCATAA
- a CDS encoding anhydro-N-acetylmuramic acid kinase yields MSKESYKVVGVMSGTSLDGIDLAHLDFSIEDGKWLFEIHECETIAYPDEWLNKLKIAVSFSKDALDDLNKKYTQFLGATIRGFIDKHQLKNLDAVCSHGHTILHQPQRGFTLQIGNLPELATMVKERVVCDFRVQDVQLGGQGAPLVPIGDRILFSDYDYCLNLGGFSNVSFEDGTRRIAFDISPVNTVLNFYANQLGIDYDDKGNLAKSGTVDTALLNALNGLDYYQKTFPKSLGFEFVKDVVLPLIETFKLSTEDKMRTFVEHIAYQTSIALPKKSGKLLATGGGTYNDFLLERMRYYLPEMEIIVPDKTLLEYKEALIFGLLGVLKLRNEINVLSSVTGAKHDHSSGEIYLKTIC; encoded by the coding sequence ATGTCTAAGGAAAGCTATAAAGTTGTTGGTGTGATGAGTGGAACTTCGCTAGACGGAATTGATTTGGCTCATCTTGATTTTAGTATTGAAGATGGAAAATGGTTGTTTGAAATTCATGAATGTGAAACGATTGCTTATCCTGATGAATGGTTAAACAAACTTAAAATAGCGGTTTCTTTTTCGAAAGATGCTTTAGACGATTTAAACAAAAAATACACACAATTTCTTGGAGCAACCATTCGTGGTTTTATAGACAAACATCAGTTGAAAAATTTGGATGCTGTTTGTAGTCATGGGCATACTATTTTACATCAACCTCAACGTGGTTTTACTTTACAGATTGGAAATCTTCCTGAACTGGCTACTATGGTTAAAGAGCGTGTTGTTTGTGATTTTAGAGTTCAGGATGTGCAACTTGGCGGACAAGGTGCGCCGCTTGTACCGATTGGTGACCGAATTTTATTTTCGGATTATGATTACTGTTTGAATTTAGGTGGTTTTTCGAATGTTTCTTTTGAAGATGGAACCCGTCGTATTGCCTTTGATATTTCGCCTGTGAATACGGTATTGAATTTTTATGCTAATCAACTAGGAATTGATTATGATGATAAAGGAAATTTGGCGAAAAGTGGTACTGTTGATACTGCTTTACTTAATGCATTAAATGGTTTGGATTATTATCAAAAAACATTTCCAAAGTCGCTTGGTTTTGAGTTTGTAAAAGATGTTGTTTTGCCTTTGATTGAGACTTTCAAACTATCAACTGAAGATAAAATGAGGACTTTTGTAGAGCATATTGCTTATCAAACTTCTATTGCATTGCCTAAAAAATCTGGAAAATTATTAGCTACTGGTGGTGGAACTTATAATGACTTTTTATTGGAACGTATGCGGTATTATTTACCCGAAATGGAAATTATTGTTCCCGACAAAACCTTATTAGAATATAAAGAGGCTTTGATTTTCGGGTTGCTTGGTGTTTTAAAACTGCGTAATGAAATTAATGTTTTGAGTAGTGTTACTGGTGCTAAACATGATCATAGTTCAGGCGAAATATATTTAAAGACTATATGTTAA
- a CDS encoding acyl-CoA dehydrogenase family protein, with the protein MDFNLTEEQLMIQQAAKDFAQTELLPGVIERDEHSKFPTEQVKMMAELGFLGMMVDPKYGGAGLDAVSYVLAMTEIAKVDASAAVIMSVNNSLVCAGMEKYCSEEQKMKYLVPLAKGDVIGAFCLSEPEAGSDATSQKTTAKDMGDYYLLNGTKNWITNGATASTYLVIAQTDVEKGHKGINAFIVEKGWAGFEIGPKEKKMGIRGSDTHSLMFTDVKVPKENRIGADGFGFNFAMNVLNGGRIGIASQALGIATGAYELALKYSHERKAFGKEIFKHQAIAFKLADMYVKVTAARLLVMKAASEKDEGKDIAHSGAMAKLYASEVALEVANDAVQIHGGNGYVAEYHVERMMRDSKITQIYEGTSEIQRIVISRGLVS; encoded by the coding sequence ATGGATTTTAATCTTACCGAAGAACAATTAATGATTCAGCAAGCAGCAAAAGATTTTGCTCAAACTGAACTATTACCTGGTGTAATTGAAAGAGACGAACATTCTAAATTCCCAACAGAGCAAGTGAAAATGATGGCCGAACTAGGGTTTTTAGGAATGATGGTCGACCCAAAATATGGTGGTGCAGGTTTAGACGCAGTTTCTTATGTATTAGCCATGACCGAAATTGCTAAAGTAGATGCTTCTGCCGCTGTAATCATGTCGGTAAACAATTCATTAGTTTGTGCAGGAATGGAAAAATATTGTTCTGAAGAACAAAAAATGAAATATTTAGTTCCACTTGCAAAAGGTGACGTAATCGGAGCGTTTTGTCTTTCAGAACCAGAAGCAGGAAGCGATGCAACATCACAAAAAACTACTGCCAAAGACATGGGAGATTATTACCTTTTAAACGGAACTAAAAACTGGATTACTAATGGTGCAACAGCATCAACGTATTTGGTAATTGCGCAAACTGATGTTGAAAAAGGACACAAAGGAATCAATGCATTTATTGTTGAAAAAGGTTGGGCAGGTTTCGAAATTGGTCCAAAAGAAAAGAAAATGGGAATTCGCGGTAGCGATACACATTCATTGATGTTTACCGATGTAAAAGTGCCAAAAGAAAACAGAATTGGTGCTGATGGTTTCGGATTTAACTTTGCAATGAATGTTTTAAACGGTGGAAGAATCGGTATTGCATCACAAGCATTAGGAATTGCAACTGGTGCTTACGAATTAGCTTTAAAATATTCTCATGAAAGAAAAGCATTTGGCAAAGAAATCTTCAAACACCAAGCTATTGCATTCAAATTAGCAGATATGTATGTAAAAGTAACTGCTGCAAGATTATTAGTAATGAAAGCAGCCAGCGAAAAAGACGAAGGAAAAGACATAGCACACAGCGGAGCAATGGCAAAATTATACGCTTCAGAAGTAGCTCTTGAAGTGGCAAACGATGCAGTTCAAATTCATGGAGGAAACGGTTATGTTGCCGAATACCATGTAGAACGTATGATGCGTGATTCAAAGATTACTCAAATCTATGAAGGAACTTCAGAAATTCAACGAATAGTAATTTCAAGAGGTTTAGTTTCATAA